In Phyllostomus discolor isolate MPI-MPIP mPhyDis1 chromosome 2, mPhyDis1.pri.v3, whole genome shotgun sequence, the following are encoded in one genomic region:
- the WDR4 gene encoding tRNA (guanine-N(7)-)-methyltransferase non-catalytic subunit WDR4 produces the protein MASSAGLALCGQAVVVRGGSQFLATSTASSDDDSLFMYDCGTAEKKPQKDKGEDGQPVEKGSDTILASTFSTSGSYFALTDDSKRLILFRTKPWQCLSVRTVVRRCTALTFTASEEKVLVADKSGDVYSFSVLEPHECGRLELGHLSMLLDVAVSPDDRYVLTADRDEKIRVSWALAPHNIEAFCLGHTEFVSRIFVVPDHPELLLSSSGDCTLRLWEYRRGRELHCCHLASPQEPAGPWSDKRFAASRITYWSRDSWVALLCDCLPVVCIFRLDAPGRQLVCRQQLSFQHRVWDVAFEESQGLWVLQDCREAPLVLCRPVDGRWQTVPETAAVQRVSAHLHRNWAMLEGSAGVNNGFSGLYKATFDNMATYLEKKEERLQQQLRKKRHKNPPPGPNRQTKRAKSGEASWSG, from the exons ATGGCTAGTTCCGCGGGGCTGGCGCTATGCGGGCAGGCGGTGGTGGTGCGGGGAGGCAGCCAGTTCCTGGCCACTAGCACTGCAAGCAG TGATGATGACAGCCTCTTCATGTATGATTGCGGTACTGCGGAAAAGAAGCCACAGAAAGATAAAGG GGAGGACGGGCAGCCTGTGGAGAAGGGGAGTGACACGATCCTGGCGTCCACCTTCTCCACGTCTGGAAGCTATTTTGCTTTAACTGATGACAGTAAGCGTCTGATTCTTTTCCGTACAAAACCATGGCAGTGTCTGAGTGTCAG GACCGTGGTGAGGAGGTGCACGGCCCTGACGTTCACAGCTTCTGAGGAGAAGGTTCTGGTGGCGGACAAGTCTGGGGACGTTTACTCCTTTTCAGTGCTGGAGCCACACGAATGCGGCAGACTTGAACTTGGGCACCTGTCGATGCTACTGGATGTG GCCGTGAGCCCCGATGACCGCTACGTCCTCACCGCTGACCGGGACGAGAAGATCCGGGTGAGCTGGGCCTTGGCGCCGCACAACATCGAAGCCTTCTGCCTGGGGCACACCGA GTTTGTGAGCCGCATCTTTGTGGTGCCCGACCACCCGGAGCTGCTGCTGTCCTCGTCCGGG GACTGCACCCTGAGGCTCTGGGAGTACAGGCGCGGGCGCGAGCTGCACTGCTGTCACCTGGCCAGCCCGCAGGAGCCAGCGGGCCCCTGGAGCGACAAG AGGTTCGCCGCGTCCAGGATCACTTACTGGAGCCGGGACAGCTGGGTGGCCCTGCTGTGTGACTG CCTCCCCGTGGTCTGCATCTTCCGGCTGGACGCCCCCGGTCGGCAGCTGGTCTGCAGACAGCAGCTGTCTTTCCAGCACCGAGTGTGGGACGTGGCTTTCGAGGAGAGCCAGGGGCTGTGGGTGCTGCAGGACTGCCGGGAAGCCCCGCTCGTGCTCTGCAGGCCTGTGGACGGCCGGTGGCAG ACTGTCCCTGAGACGGCCGCGGTGCAGAGGGTCAGTGCTCACCTTCACAGGAACTGGGCCATGCTGGAAG GCTCTGCCGGCGTGAACAACGGCTTCAGCGGTCTGTACAAGGCCACCTTTGACAACATGGCCACTTAcctggagaagaaggaggagaggctgcagcagcagctgcgGAAGAAGCGACACAAGAACCCGCCCCCTGGGCCCAACAGGCAGACCAAGAGGGCAAAGTCCGGGGAGGCGTCCTGGAGCGGCTAG